A stretch of Pseudobacteriovorax antillogorgiicola DNA encodes these proteins:
- a CDS encoding ABC transporter substrate-binding protein, whose translation MKICWISTLGVALLGSTLGSAETIDKKIDKWLSSEFHQSVLSPKEQKEELLWFHNASKPYKGMTIKVVSETIDTHTYESKVLTKAFEDITGIKVEHDLIGEGDVIEKLQTEFQTGRSIYDMYVNDSDLIGTHSRNDYVVALSDFMKKEGKSVTLPTLDIDDFIGKSFTTGPDGKLYQLPDQQFANLYWFRYDWFQKPELQKQFKEKYGYDLGVPVNWSAYEDIADFFTNVVKEIDGKKVYGHMDYGKKDPSLGWRFTDAWLSMAGTGSKGLPNGLPVDEWGIRSESCHPVGASMDRGGAVNAPASVYALSKYIDWMKQYAPPEAMGMTFSEAGPVPAQGQIAQQIFWYTAFTASSLKKGLDVVNEDGTPKWRMAPSPHGPYWEDGMKLGYQDAGSWTMLKHTPLKRRQAAWLYAQFTVSKSVSLTKFIHGLTPIRESDINSPIVTKLAPKLGGLVEFYRSPARTSWTPTGNNVPDYPRLSQLWWQNISLAISGEKSPQQAMDQLGTQMDSVLKRLQRAGMKRCEPKLAKNPKGSEYWLKQPGSPKPKLANEKPKGQTIPYDQLLKQWQEYSH comes from the coding sequence ATGAAGATCTGTTGGATATCAACCTTGGGAGTTGCACTACTGGGGAGTACTCTCGGATCAGCTGAAACAATTGATAAAAAAATTGATAAATGGCTGAGCAGCGAGTTTCATCAGAGTGTACTGAGCCCCAAGGAGCAGAAAGAAGAGCTTCTTTGGTTTCACAACGCATCTAAACCTTATAAAGGGATGACGATCAAAGTTGTTTCGGAAACCATTGACACCCATACGTATGAATCCAAGGTCCTCACGAAAGCGTTCGAAGATATCACCGGTATCAAAGTCGAGCATGACCTGATCGGCGAAGGTGATGTCATTGAGAAGCTTCAAACGGAGTTTCAAACCGGTCGTTCAATCTATGACATGTATGTGAATGACAGCGATCTTATTGGAACTCACTCCAGAAATGACTATGTCGTTGCCCTCAGCGATTTTATGAAGAAAGAGGGAAAGTCAGTAACTCTTCCTACCCTAGATATTGACGACTTTATTGGTAAGAGTTTTACAACTGGTCCTGATGGAAAGCTATATCAACTCCCGGATCAGCAGTTTGCCAACCTCTACTGGTTTCGTTACGACTGGTTTCAAAAGCCCGAACTCCAAAAACAATTCAAGGAGAAATATGGATATGATCTAGGTGTACCAGTCAACTGGTCTGCTTATGAAGATATCGCAGACTTCTTTACCAACGTCGTCAAGGAGATTGATGGCAAGAAAGTTTATGGTCACATGGACTATGGTAAGAAAGATCCATCGCTAGGCTGGCGTTTTACTGATGCCTGGCTGTCAATGGCGGGAACTGGAAGTAAAGGACTTCCTAACGGACTGCCCGTGGACGAATGGGGAATTCGCTCTGAATCTTGCCACCCTGTAGGGGCTTCTATGGATCGTGGCGGTGCTGTCAACGCCCCGGCATCCGTTTATGCACTAAGCAAGTACATCGATTGGATGAAGCAATACGCTCCCCCTGAAGCTATGGGGATGACTTTTTCAGAAGCGGGTCCGGTACCGGCCCAAGGCCAGATTGCACAGCAGATTTTTTGGTACACAGCGTTCACCGCAAGCAGCCTAAAGAAGGGCCTGGATGTCGTCAATGAGGATGGGACTCCCAAATGGCGAATGGCACCTTCCCCTCATGGCCCCTACTGGGAAGACGGTATGAAATTAGGCTATCAAGATGCTGGTTCTTGGACGATGCTCAAGCATACCCCTCTAAAGCGGCGTCAGGCGGCCTGGCTCTATGCCCAGTTCACCGTTTCTAAAAGTGTATCTCTTACAAAGTTCATTCACGGCTTGACTCCCATTCGCGAGTCGGACATCAATTCACCTATCGTAACAAAGCTTGCCCCCAAACTCGGAGGCCTTGTGGAATTCTATCGGAGTCCTGCTCGAACATCGTGGACACCAACTGGCAACAATGTACCTGACTATCCTAGACTTTCCCAACTCTGGTGGCAGAATATTTCCCTTGCCATCAGCGGCGAGAAATCTCCCCAACAAGCCATGGATCAATTGGGAACCCAAATGGATTCCGTTCTGAAAAGGCTACAGCGTGCGGGTATGAAGCGCTGTGAACCGAAATTAGCGAAGAACCCTAAGGGTAGTGAGTATTGGCTCAAGCAGCCCGGATCTCCTAAACCAAAGCTAGCAAATGAAAAACCCAAGGGCCAAACGATACCTTATGATCAACTTCTTAAGCAGTGGCAGGAATACTCTCATTGA